In Lycium barbarum isolate Lr01 chromosome 9, ASM1917538v2, whole genome shotgun sequence, the DNA window ACCGTTTGACttgacataaaatttaaaaagaaaaaaggacttttgaaatttgtggtctaaaataaactTTTAGACATTTGtgtagctataaatcatttcattaagggtaaaaggaaaattttaaagttaagttatttttaattatagaaaTGTGACATTCTTTGTTGTACTAACTAAAAAGGAAGGTATGCCACATAAAATTGAGAGGGAAAGGAGTATTAACTCATGACAGCCATGTTTTAGACTTCAATCTATTGGGAGGGAAAGGAGTACTACCTTTGACATTGGATAACAAATCCTTATTCAAGTTTCTATATCTTAAGAAGAGAAACGGTATTTCTACCCAAGAATAATGGTATAAAGTAAATATATATTTACAACTATCATTATCGCAATTAAGTCTTCATCATCTCGTTTCCAGCTAGCGAATTCATTCAAGTCTTCAATATTAGCTCAATGCATGTAGCAATGTCTATATAAGCACATATTAGATGTACAATACATACATAGTTACGAATATGGGAATTAAAAACTTTTTGCCTAAAAGTCTCCCTCTCTTTCTGATCCTCACACTTCACTCATTTGTGGATGCCACCTCCACAAATGAAATTTGTGATATAACTTCGTTCCCTAGTTTTTGCAAAtattttcttcctcaaaataagTCCACAAACACATATGACTCAGGAAAGTTGTCCATCCACCAATCCTTTTTAGCAAGTACACATTTTCTCAATTCAATCAATAGTTACTTAAACTCCAAAAATGCATCTTATTATGATCAAAGTACCATCTTTGTCCTCCAAGATTGTCAAGTACTCCTTGGCCTAAATAAGGATTTCTTATCCAATGTCAAAGGTACTACTAGTCAAACCGGAAATACCCTTGGAGGTTCACAATTTGATGATGTAACAACTTTACTTAGTGCATCCATAACCAATCAACAAACTTGTTTGGACAGTCTTCAAATCACTCCTTCAGCTTCAAACATAAAAAATGACATTTTCCCTACACTTACTAATGGTAGCATGATGTATAGTGTGTCTCTCGCGCTATTTAAAAACGGTTGGAAGGAGCAAAGTTGGAAGGAGAAAATGATTTTCCAGGGACGAAAACTCTTGCAAATTAGTGGAAGTACTGCGGTCAACGTGACACGAATGGTTGTGGTAAATCAAGATGGATCTGGGAATTACACAACTATAAATGATGCCATTGCAGATGCACCAAATAATACAAAAGCAGGCAACGGTTATTACATGATATATGTGGTTGAAGGTGTTTACCAAGAGTATGTTTCCATTGCTAGCAACAAGAAGTATTTGATGATTGTTGGTGATGGCATTAATAAGACCATTATCACTGGTAATCGCAGCGTAGTTGATGGATGGACAACCTTTAATTCTGCCACGTTCGGTAAGTATTGAATTGTTAATCATTATACTATCTAGTCTCTGGGATCCTTTTTATTGGTTCAAAATGATTGATTTCTTTCAGAAGCTAATAAGGCACTAAATTATTTTTTCAAAGTTACCCTTGCTAATAAATTATCTACACAAATTTCTCAAAAGTCTTTATAATTTCCTATGAGTAAATTTGAGAAGAGATAAAGGTTAATACAGTTAATAACGTTCATAGTTAGTGTTCCAAAATATCTTTTTTATTAGGTGTGCAAAAAGCTAAAAAATCAGATAATTGTTATAAATACTTTTACACCATCAATGCATAGAACTGAAACTAATTTAAAAATAAACGATGCAGCTGTGGTTGCGCAAGGATTTCTGGGAGTGAATATTACCGTTCAGAACACAGCTGGAGCAATAAAACACCAAGCAGTGGCGGTTCGTAATGGTGCTGATCTATCAACATTTTACAATTGTAGTTTTGAAGGGTATCAAGACACTTTATACACACATTCACTGAGACAATTCTACAGGGAATGTGACATATATGGAACTGTCGATTTCATATTTGGAAATGCTGCAGTAGTTTTCCAAAACTGTAACATATATCCTCGACTTCCAATGCAAGGCCAGTTTAATGCAATAACTGCACAGGGAAGGACTGATGTAAACCAGAATACTGGCACATCCATTCATAATTGCACCATAAAAGCTGCGGATGATCTAGCCTCAAGCAACGGCACTACAAAGACATATTTAGGTAATGTTAAAATGAGTTATTATATCGTCTAAAAGCTTAAACTATTAGAcagaaaatatttatttacttaattatgtcttTACCCAAGTTCTAGCCTGATTTTTTTACGggccaaacaaattgaaattcTTTATAATAGTGTGTCCATTGAGACACACAACCTACACACTCTCTGTTACTATGTTAAAGTGTGTTATTAGATCATACTTATAAAATTAGTAAATTATAAGAGAGAGAAAACTTagttaatttttttctttaacaGGTAGGCCATGGAAGGAGTATTCTAGAACAGTTTATATGCAATCCTTCATGGATAGCTTGATAAATCCTGCTGGTTGGGCAGCTTGGTCCGGCGATTTTGCACTAAGTACATTATATTATGCTGAATATAACAACACAGGCCCTGGATCTAACACGAGCAATAGGGTAACTTGGCCAGGTTATCATGTGATTGATAGCACAAATGCTAGCATCTTTACGGTTTCCAATTTTATAGTAGGGGATTTTTGGCTGCCTGACACAAAAGTCCCTTATACTGGTGATTTACTTTAAGCAAAAATGTTTATGACCCTCTAATAATTTATTTTTCTGTTTATGAACTTTGTATGGTTGCACCATCTGAATCTTTGAACAAGTTGTTATGTTCTTTAGATATCTGACTTGAGCCACGTATGTTTTCATTTCCAATTTTAAGCTTTAATTTTTATTGTGCGCCAAGCTAAAATTTGAAAAAGGAGACAAACCAATGTAAACATGTTTAATTTGTAAGGAAATGTTGTATTGGAGTATACCTGTGTTTATATAAGGGAAAGAGGATGTTCGAGAAGTGGTCTTACACAACTATAAGAGATGATGATCAAATAGAGATAGAGACTCAACAAGCTGAGGGCTAAACCTAGCTATATCAGGATAAGATTAAGAATCCATTTATAATTATTTTAATGATAATAGAAATATAATACAGGAGATATTACATGCGCTTTTAGCATTTATACGTGTGCTGCAGGAGATATTGTTGGAATCTCATTCCCTCACTGAGTTTCGAACtaattatttcttattttttttagttctcttttaaaaaaaatgaagtaaTTCGTTTTCAATAGAATTATATAGACTTAATTATGCTGTATGTTAATTAGGGTAACAATGCTACCAAAATTGATCCACCTTTTTAAATCTTATAAAAAATTACCCagcctcctctctctctctcccgtGCCGCCCCCACCACTGCACATCCGCCGCCGCCGAAGAAATCCTACTCCTCTCTTGCGCTCTCTCTCCCCCACAAACCCTAGATCTAGTTTGCCTCCTCTCTCTCCTCCGCCTCCTACTACCAAAACCCTAGATCTATTCCATCTGAGGTAGCTAGACACTGTTAGCAGCCTCTATTTGTCTTTTCCGCTACTCCGGCAAACAGGAGCAACCTCCGACCACCACTATGTCACTGACAAATAGGCATTGACGGTGAACGAGAATCACTGGTGGCGTTGGGTTTGGTCCAGGTTGTTTGGCGGGAGATAGAGCAGCGGTAGTGGCGTTGTGATTGTTGCACGATGGAGCTCCGATGATGACTTTTGGTGAGAAATCTCGGGTCATGCCGACGGTGGGGAAGTCGCCGAAGGTGAAGAAACAAGTAGGTGCAGGGGTAGTGGGTGTATAAGGGTGTATACACAccttttatacactattatacatgtttatacacccatatacataaTGTAATCAGTCCAGATCTATATTTTATACTTTACTTATACAATActgtataattgtgtataaatgtgtataagtgcgtatttttgtatataatattgtataaatatgTTTTTTAGAGTATATACCTACAAATTATACGCTTTCATTCATCTATATACATAATGTACCTGTcttttgtatataagtgtataacatTGTATAAAAGTGTTTTTTGGGCTAtatttttgcaatgtaagttttgAGCTATATATTTGCAATGTAAGTCAGCCAACTGTACATTTATGAAATTTCCCCTTACGCTCTTCCGCTTACTATAAATAGGATCCTCCACAATACAAATAATATTTAAGAAATGATTCTAAGTCTTATATATTACAGTGTAATgaaatttttttttcattaatttAACTAAACCTATTATTATTATAGGTTACTTATCATATATCTATTCtaagttattaattattaatattaaataaaattatataaaattACGTTTTAAAAGATGATTAATATTTTTTACATTATCAATACATAAAACTTAAATTCTATCAAAATTACGATAGAGATTCTGATTAACAAAGTATTCAAAGTCCTCCTTCATATTTAAATTTTGAATAAAGAAGTAAGTCAAGAGTCATTCAGCTTAAGGCTTCAAGCTCAAATCATTGGTCACATGTCGCAACGTTGAATTTGAATTCTTGCTCGTATATTTGTTGAATACACAATTCGTCACAAACTactctgtctcaaattatttgtcatttttttatttcacgccctcttaaaaaatattaattaagaaGATATTCTACTAGCTTTACCTTATTTATGTCTAATTtataatctctctctctctctctattaaatgtttactctatttattATCATATactccattaatgacaaaatcctattaagggtaaaattgagaaaaataattaattttgccTTGAGCTTCTAAAACGACAATAATCTGAGAGAACTATTTTTAGTAAGCACAACAAATAATTTTGAGATAGGGAAAGTACAATATAACACGTGTTACTATTACCAAATTAAGGATGAACCTCATTGTTTTTCCTTTTTGAATTTGTGTGAGAGCGGATGTAGTACGAAAATATTTGTCACTCTAAATCAAGAAATGCATAACATGTGTCTTtacatatttctcatcttattTACTTATTATTTGTATTTCTACCTGAATTTATCATTTAAATATGATAAATCAACATGGTTTGATGCATGTATTGATCTATTTTTCTTTCCTCATATTGCGAACAACAATGCTTGGTCTTTTAGGAATAATAACGTTGGAATAAATAACTTTTGTCTAGACATACCCGTATTCAAGTATTGCTAGTGCATATACTCGTAATCTCTATTTGGTTCTGTATAAAATAATATAGGCCAAATACAATGACAACTCTTTAAACTTGTGAATAAATTTCATTTTGATAATCGAACTATGACGTGTTCTAATTGAGCACCTGAATTCATaataaagtattgggataatttCGGATACCACCCTTCAGGTTTTGCTCTGTTTCACTCACCTTCCCTTGTGGTTTACGATATTACGGTTACCTcccttattttgattttttgtaaCGATTCTATTAACCTATTTATTAATAatgttaaaaattaaaaattgacAGATGTGCCCTTTTCTAAACTTAAACTCTTCACATTAATTAGTTTTAATGAATCTCTTTTCACAATTTTTTAAGAGTAAAACCTAATTTCCTTCTTTTGGAAATCCAGAATCCTCCTCAATTTTTTCCCGCAAACATAAAGTTCCATCATCCATGTTCTTCTTCCTTTTTAGTCTTCTACACAAAACAAAATTCTAGAGAAATCGAATTGATCAATGACGAAGTCAAAATATTATCCCTGAATGTTTAATTTTAACAACACTAAGACTAATTAAAAGAAGAAATCATATCGATTCCGCAGAAATTATATCTCTAAACAAACCAAAATCTAACACCCTATCCACAggcataaagaaaaaaaaagaagaaaagaagaatttATTAGAATTTCCCCAATAGATTTTGCATGAATCTGCACTTAAGTTAATTTTCATAGAGCTAAACCTTGTTAAGTAACATCCTGGGTTTGCAAGATATATGTTTATTCAATATTTTTATCCTTAACAAAGGTAACATCAATGAGTTTGTTGAGGTTTTGAACGTTATAGTTTTGATACAAGTATACTCCAAATGCAGTGCCCATGGCCATGAGTATGCAAGTCTTCCCTATTAAAATTCATACTTCTTTTCTGGCTATGGGATATCGTTGAAGAAATTTGAGAGATAATCTTCATTGGCGTTTCTTCGATTTTTTTTAGAGTATTTGGGACATTAATCTGACTTAAAAAACTTCTTAAAATAACAGTCGATGAGGTTTGACaatatttttgaaataaaataaatatacaagattaattaaatgaaGGTATATAGAAGGGCACATCTgtcaatttttaattttttaacattattaataAATAGGTTAATAGAATCGTTACAAAAAAATCAAAGTAAGGGAGGTAACTGTAATATCGTAAACCACAAGGGAGGTGAGTGAAACGGAGCAAAACCTGAGGGGAGGTCTCCGAAATTATCCCTAAAGTATTTCTATTAGACACTTTCGACTCATATTTTAGAAAATTTTCTGCGTGCTTACAACACCTATTACGTAAATAATTTAATCACATAAAATATGCATCATCCTTTAATCATATACATCAACATCAAATGGAACACGCATATGATTTTACGGCTTATTGAAgctaatgtgtataattaaaggagttgctatattttaagtggttaacttGTTTACGTAACGGATGTTGGAGAACAAGCGCAAACTTTTAGTTTTCAAATTTTTGAGTTGGAACCCTTAATTTATCATGTGTTCAAGCGTTCAATTGAAATAAGTCATTGTTTGAATGTCTAAGTGAAATTTATTGACAAGTTTAAGGGGTTGTGTTGTATTATGTCATTAATATATAGAGGTATGTTACTAAAGCAATACTGCAAATTCCGCATTAACTTATGTAAGTTTAATAAGTTAAGTAAAAAACACGCTTACTATCACATTTTTGCGAGTTTGACACCTTAACTATTAGTCGTTCTCTTTTCCtactaaactatcactatctatctatgtattaaaacacatgTAGGCCAACTATAAGTTATTTCATTTTTCCACCTGAACTATCACTATCTACTCAACTAAGTGTAGGACAAGGGAACAACTGATGTTGGGGTATATGAAActtccaaaaaaataaataattcaaGTGTGTTTCTTGACCGTTATCTCAAGTTTAATACCATATGTTGGATTAGttatatgcaaattattagtATATTTTTTAGTAATACAAAGTTTTTGTATGGAAAACCAAGTCAGGTGTGCTCAATTACTCTTAAAACAGAAGAGTAAATAATGTCCATAGAATTTTAGCAACCAACTGCATGAGAATGGTAGACCACGTAGGAGGAGCCATGTGTTGTAGAAGATCACCAATCATGGACGAAcatgaaggagaagaagaagggttAATCTTGACCCCAGTTTTAGTAACTTCATCACTATCTCAATCACGTGTTTCCTTCCTCTCtccctacacacacacacacaaaatataGCCACCGTAACCCCATTTATGTCACCGCCATTCATTGCGCCGTTGCCAGAAAATACAGTCTTGTTTCTAAGAGGAAGTGTGGTCACTCCACTTTTCATTGGTTCCACGACTTGGTTGGTTTCATTTGTTCCACGACTTTGATGCTTTATTTTAGACTTTCTTTTTACCATTTGCTTTGCTCTTTTTTGATCCCTCTTCATTAGTTTGAGATTCTATTGTTAAGGTCTAGAAAAATTAGTACATACAAGTTATGATGAATCATATGAGCTCATGTGGAATGGATTGGATAATGAAGTAATTTGGGAAAGAGATGTAACTGGGATTTAAACTTTATGCGTTCGAGTTCGTGATTCTATCAAGCAACgtctcatttcattttttttttctaatctaTTTTATGTGCTGATTTAATGAATAATTTAACAGATCTGAGTCAAAGCTACTGGGTTCTAATGCACTAGGTCCACCCCTGAGATGCaattgttgtttgtttgttgttCTATTGATTTAGGAAAGATACTCTGATGTTTTAAACACTTTTTTAAGatgaaatttcaaaaaataaaataaaaaatactctgatgattaaaaagaaaaagacttGGCAAAAAGGAAGTTGGCTAGTTCCCATCATTTAGCTGAGAATTCCAGATTACATTTATTTATACTTGAGGAAAATTTTGTTGCTGCTTTGTGAATCCCTCACCCcttttcaagaaaaaaagaaaacgaAAAGAGAAGCCTCTTTTCAGGAGATTATTAAAATATAAGTTTCATTGAGCTTTTTTAAATTGCAAATGGAACTTAATGGCCATGTTGTTTTGTATATTTTTGAATGGCAAGAAACTGCAATTTGAGATAAATAGAGTATCAATCGCTCAAAGAAGGTTACTTGTATTCCGTTTTCTAGCATTATCTTTGCTGCCAGTTGGTGTGTGTATATGAAATGAACAAATTCCACCACTTCTTTGGCTATATGCCTTGCATGATAATCTTCTTCCAACCTTTTTTCTTGGCTCTTGTCATCAATTCTGAGAAGTTTACTTTTATTTATGTTTCAGTTGATTACTCTAGGATATCTGTTTCTTGTGTAtcatgtaagttttttttttttctgttagaGACGGATTTTCAGTTTTCCATTCGATGCTTTTAGTTGCTTTGCATCAAACTGAGATTGTTGGTGTCTGGCAATATAATGGTTTTACAAGATCCACTTTTTGATGCTTGCGATCACTAAGCATTTAAATCTTTCATTTCAATTCTGCTCTTTCTCCAAGTTAATTATGAATTAGAAGTGCTTAGAAACCATTCGATAAGATAGTTCTGCTAGTGCTTACCTTTTGCTGTTGTTTCTTTGCTTATATCCGTGACAGCTTAATTTGCACATTTTGTTAAAAGTGTCTTCTTGGATAACTATAGCGCCTCATAGGCGTGAGATGTGTCTTGTGAGAGATGGGGGAGGAGTGGGCTGGGGGTGCTGTCCCTTGGTTATTGCCCTGTCTCCTTAACTtgtttctttgtttatttttgacAGCTCCCTTGCTTCAACTAACATGTATTATTTGAACCAAGTGGCAGGTAAATAGATGTATCAAGGTGATATTGAGCGCATGCAACATAATGTGGAGCAATCACCTCCGTCGTCTGCAGGTGGGGCCCAGGAATCGATCATTACAGTTCGAGAAGAGGAACAAGTTGAACAACCCCAATCAGAAAGGAAAAAGAGGAAGTTGGCCTCAAAGGTGGATAGCATTTCTATTTTACTTTTGCTTTGCTTTCATCTTAACTTACTCTGATAAGTGATAGGCATTTGGTACAAGTAACGCTTGACAAGTTTAATATTTCTCCCATAGGAGGGAAATATAAATAACCTTAGTTGCAAATCCCCTTCACTCCACTTCCCTTGCACAAATGAAAAGAATAAGACTTTTCTGGGTATATCACTGCAAGTATTCTCATTCCACAGTCTATCTTGTGTAAAGCAATATACAGACCCCACATAAGTTATGCAGATATTACAGCAGCCAAAAACTAGCAGATTCCCATGCGTAGAGCGTTTATTCATCCAAATAATCCAAATTAGGAGATTTTAAACAAAGAAGACTTCAAGCTTCGGGTACATTGTGACTGAACAGTTCCAACAGAAATCACATAGCCTGAAATTTGTGGAGCAGATAATACACGTTACTGTTCAGTTAACAGAAAAGTTTTTCTGCTTCTTTTCTAGTAGAATTCATAAATTTAAAGTTTTCATTTGTCAAGTACATTTTCTGGAACATGTGTTATTTGAGAATTTATCTACCTACTGATTATATATGAACTGAGCTTGGCTCTTATGTTTGGCCTTGCAGTTCCCTTTGGTGGATATTTCCAGAAATCTACTATTGGCATACCAGAGTTTTGGGGTGGTGTATGGAGATTTGAGCACTTCACCACTTTATGTCTATAGGAGTATATTTGTGGGGAAGTTGCAGGATTATCAGACTCCAGAAACAATATTTGGTGCATTTTCGTTGATCTTCTGGACAATAACTCTCATTCCTTTGCTCAAATATGTATTTATTGTCCTGagtgctgatgataatggtgaagGTATGTTAAAAAGAAGGCTCTGAATCCATTAATACTTGTGGAACCTGATTGTGTTGATCGATTATACTTGAATGTTACTAGGTGGTACATTTGCTCTTTACTCTCTACTCTGTAGACATGCAAAATTCAGTCTACTTTCCAACCAACAAGCAGCTGATGAGGAGCTATCCGCTTACAAATATGGCTTCACTGGGCAGTCCACATCATCATGTTCAGCGTTAAAGAGATTTCTTGAGAAACACAAGAAGTCGCGTACAATTTTACTCGTTATTGTATTGTTGGGGGCTTGCATGATCATTGGTGATGGTATTCTAACGCCTGCAATGTCAGGTTGATAATTCTAACAGTAGTTTCTTTCTTACATGCATCAGCCGGTGTACATTTGTAATGCAAAAGCtgtgagttaaaaaaaaaaaaaagacctacTAGTTTGGTTTTATGAAATTGGTTCCTTTCTCGGTTGGAGACTGATAGACAACATATTAAATTTTAGCATGACATATTTGCTACCTCGTTAAGCCTATGTTAGTGCAGAAATGCAATCAGAAATCTTGCATTAATTTTGTCAATTTAGTACATTTATTAACAAGGAATCATTTTACTGTGGCAGTTATATCGTCCATGACAGGAATCAAGGCTGCTGCGGAACACCTATCTCACGGTAGATTTATTTAGATTTACCTCTTTGGGTaaatattttatcacttttaAGTTGCTCGTATGTGACTTCCATCCAAGACATTGATCATTAAATTGCTTTTCATCATAGGTGAAGTGCTGGTGCTTTCTTGCCTGATATTGGTTGGTCTGTTTGCTCTACAGCATGCTGGGA includes these proteins:
- the LOC132612120 gene encoding pectinesterase-like, with translation MGIKNFLPKSLPLFLILTLHSFVDATSTNEICDITSFPSFCKYFLPQNKSTNTYDSGKLSIHQSFLASTHFLNSINSYLNSKNASYYDQSTIFVLQDCQVLLGLNKDFLSNVKGTTSQTGNTLGGSQFDDVTTLLSASITNQQTCLDSLQITPSASNIKNDIFPTLTNGSMMYSVSLALFKNGWKEQSWKEKMIFQGRKLLQISGSTAVNVTRMVVVNQDGSGNYTTINDAIADAPNNTKAGNGYYMIYVVEGVYQEYVSIASNKKYLMIVGDGINKTIITGNRSVVDGWTTFNSATFAVVAQGFLGVNITVQNTAGAIKHQAVAVRNGADLSTFYNCSFEGYQDTLYTHSLRQFYRECDIYGTVDFIFGNAAVVFQNCNIYPRLPMQGQFNAITAQGRTDVNQNTGTSIHNCTIKAADDLASSNGTTKTYLGRPWKEYSRTVYMQSFMDSLINPAGWAAWSGDFALSTLYYAEYNNTGPGSNTSNRVTWPGYHVIDSTNASIFTVSNFIVGDFWLPDTKVPYTGDLL